From Falco cherrug isolate bFalChe1 chromosome 4, bFalChe1.pri, whole genome shotgun sequence, one genomic window encodes:
- the LOC129736081 gene encoding maestro heat-like repeat-containing protein family member 7: MPQVCSCFAQTIVLRHQCSKSHQFAILGLLVGHLILCCTCKHERTRHEAAVALHHLHTFILQQRSRQRWPHDRGQLEHQEVWQARQPQQLLQTSSAREIFSKFTKYLRPSDRADIILLAIKNMRDPGTYSIRVAAHMVDVLVLGPAFQPGQVLKIVHAIYTNLPSIRMLVAVNSLDRALRVLADKHPSEVVAGLLQCSPTCTYVAMTMWTVMLFEPQAAKKVLQELINVMMNQSLHKTSASTKDNPRILSLAAARTISKILLQSSCPRDAEAIFPRLFLALLFQVSFTTELAPKEVQIFWKGHQQGLIAPIRSVVRAMTVLLCRMGLESHMLAIEAQGGWDMLLSAQTHLMGVRIVAREMMKTPRSLRSTIFRHLAELLYVENPSWEMVAMVFFVEMVGCIGLSEELDCALAIFPTYLQSQCLGMPTLVLRAILRLTERPDTVWKTLALLPYVMERLQADDSDGSAVALSVLDNMLQLPAGKLPSLIAPALADKLQPLFDNHLDTVREQSIHLFQSVMRLVVGAEKKKMKKKVWSSLLPLLLHLHDQNKSVAKASQEALRSAGLFLKWRQLVHMAATGQAWRISECLLAKKRSRAMAYLHQSLHYLHSSQEPLRWEAVRFIGLVGRCVREQWYLEYIRHVLKGAMKDTSPLVSSLATQTFLILGRRRL, from the exons ATGCCACAG GTCTGCTCCTGCTTTGCACAAACTATAGTCCTCAGACACCAGTGCTCCAAGAGTCATCAGTTTGCCAtactggggctgctggtggggcacCTCATTCTCTGCTGCACCTGCAAGCATGAGAGGACCCGCCACGAGGCTGCAGTCGCTCTCCATCACCTGCACACCTTcatcctgcagcagagaa gcaggcagcgctggcCGCATGACAGAGGGCAGCTGGAGCACCAGGAGGTCTGGCAAGcgaggcagccccagcagcttttgcaaaCCAGCAGTGCCAGAGAAATCTTCTCG AAGTTCACGAAATACCTCCGTCCCTCTGACCGGGCAGACATCATCCTCCTAGCCATCAAGAACATGAGAGACCCAGGCACCTACAGCATCCGTGTGGCTGCCCACATGGTGGATGTCCTTGTGCTGGGCCCTGCCTTCCAGCCGGGGCAG GTCTTGAAGATCGTGCACGCCATCTACACAAACCTGCCCTCCATCAGGATGCTGGTAGCCGTCAACAGCCTGGACAGGGCCCTGCGCGTGCTGGCAGACAAACACCCCAGCGAGGTGGTGGCCGgcctgctgcagtgctcccCAACATGCACCTA TGTCGCCATGACCATGTGGACGGTGATGCTCTTTGAGCCCCAGGCTGCGAagaaggtgctgcaggagctcaTCAACGTGATGATGAACCAGTCGCTGCACAAGACCTCCGCCTCTACCAAGGACAACCCGCGCATCCTCTCCCTGGCT gcagccaggaccATAAGCAAGATCCTCCTGCAGTCCAGCTGCCCACGGGACGCGGAAGCCATTTTCCCCCGGCTTTTCCTGGCACTGCTTTTCCAAGTGTCATTCACCACAGAGCTGGCGCCAAAGGAGGTGCAAATCTTCTGGAAGGGCCACCAACAGGGTCTGATTGCTCCTATCAG GTCTGTGGTGCGGGCCATGAcggtgctgctctgcaggatggGCCTTGAGAGCCACATGCTGGCCATCGAGGCGCAGGGTGGCTGGGACATGCTGCTCAGTGCCCAGACCCACCTCATGGGAGTGCGCATCGTGGCCAG GGAGATGATGAAGACCCCAAGATCCCTGCGCTCCACCATCTTCCGCCATCTGGCAGAGCTCCTCTATGTGGAGAACCCCTCCTGGGAGATGGTCGCCATGGTCTTCTTTGTTGAG ATGGTGGGCTGCATTGGCCTCAGTGAAGAGCTGGACTGTGCCCTGGCAATCTTCCCCACGTATCTGCAGAGCCAGTGCCTGGGGATGCCCACCCTGGTGCTCAGGGCCATCCTCAGGCTCACCGAGAGGCCTGACACA GTATGGAAAACCCTTGCCCTGCTGCCGTACGTCATGGAGCGGCTGCAGGCTGATGACAGCGACGGCAGCGCCGTGGCCCTCTCCGTGCTTGACAACATGCTCCAGCTTCCGGCGGGGAAGTTGCCCAGCCTCATTGCCCCGGCGCTGGCTGACAAGCTCCAGCCACTCTTTGACAAT catttGGACACTGTGCGGGAGCAATCCATCCACCTCTTCCAAAGCGTGATGAGGCTCGTGGTGGGCGCTGAaaagaagaagatgaagaagaaggtgtggagcagcctgctgccactgctcttgCACCTGCACGATCAGAACAAAAGTGTGGCCAAG GCCTCCCAGGAAGCCCTCCGCAGTGCTGGCCTGTTCCTGAAGTGGAGGCAGCTGGTGCACATGGCTGCGACCGGGCAGGCATGGAGGATCAGCGAGTGCCTG ctggccAAGAAGAGGAGCAGGGCCATGGCCTACCTGCACCAGAGCCTGCATTACCTGCACAGCTCGCAGGAGCCCCTGCGATGGGAGGCTGTCAGGTTCATCG GGCTCGTTGGGCGGTGCGTGCGTGAGCAGTGGTACCTGGAGTACATCCGACATG TCCTTAAAGGTGCAATGAAAGACACCAG